A segment of the Manihot esculenta cultivar AM560-2 chromosome 13, M.esculenta_v8, whole genome shotgun sequence genome:
CAAGGCCTAGTCTGCGATCCAGTCACCATAACCACTCGATCACGAGCCCCGGGTGCAAAAGACGGATGATGCTTCAGCCACTCATTCCTCTTCTGATCCCAATCTTTCATAGGCTGCTCGATTGAATATCTGAGCGCTGGATCGTCGTAGAAAGTCGTATCAGGGGGGTCGTACCGGAGGTCAACCGCAGGGTGCTCCTGTACACAACTTTTTGAACTGGAATCGAGCTTGAAGTTGGAATCAGTGACGTTGTGCCCCAAATTACCGGCGACGTCAGGAGATGCATAAGACCAAAGAGACCATAGGAGTAAAAATGCAAGCAAAGCACCACCAAGATAGAGAAAGACATCACTGAAACACGAAGacgatttattattatttcgaAAAAGCTGTTTGGCCATTGGAGAAGAGTGAGACTTTGGAGAGCTCAGCTGCTCAGGAGCGAGCATTTGAAGGAAAAAGAAACAGGTAAGAGAGAGAAGTAGCTTTGTTGGTCGAAGTGATTTTTTGGGCTAAATTTCACCATTGAAATTGGGAGACTGTCAACTCGACTGCGCAGCAAGAAATGTAAAATTGGAAATAATTGGTGTTTTAAGGCAGAGCTCTGACACAAGAATGTCGTTTTTgtaatctaaattttaaaacgATACCTAAATAACGTTTTGAGGTTTCAATTCGAAGATTTGACACGTTGACTGATACACGTGTGGGACTTCACCGACACAAACACTTTTCAATAAGCTTCGTCGCTCTTTTTAGAACTATTTTCCAGTAATTTGTAAAActaattatttacttttcttaatatttaaaatatattaatttcattaaattaactaaataacactataaaaaaactaaataatatatatattttaaaatttccacAATTTGGAATCAAACGTCACTAAACCAGACTGTGAGTGGTCAATTTTTAATCACAGGACAAGAGCCGACCTGTAGACACAGACACAGTAATGGCTCAGAACAAAGTTGGGTCTTCACATGTGCTTGTCTGACATTTTGCCTTGGCATCTATCAATTATAAAAAAGAGGGAAATCCATCAGCAAAGCTTTCATAGCTCAGTTGGTTAGAGCACCCGTTTAGTAAGCGGGAGGTCTTGAGTTCGACTCTCAATGAAAGCACATTTTATAAAACGCTTTGTTTTTGGCACTTTGCATCTCTGTCTCCCTTATCTGTTAGGAGTTGACAGCTTCATAAACGaacccttttatttttcttttaaaactgtGAATCTACAACCATTGCAGGCAGTAATTATCACAGCACATGTCCAAATACACAGAATTGAGGAAATAGCATTCTGCTTTTCCCTCTGGGTTCTTACATCCAGAGTCTAGATGTTTATTTATACAGAGCAATTTCCTAGGATTTCATCCACAAATTTACTTGTTAAGATTCTGAATATAATTTCTCTAACAGCCTTCCAGGTCTCTCCACTTGAGGTAAACAAGCCCAGCATGATAATGAGCGTAAGCCCCAGCCACTACAAATATATGGAAAAGTTGGTGGCTGTGCCCTGCAATATCAAATTTTCCAGGCATCCATCGCTCTGGAATTCTTGTAGCATAAACCAAAGCCCCAATTAAATACAAAACCCCCATCAGAACTTCATAGCCTGTTGTGTGGAGAGCCTCAGGCTGGTGCCAGAACAAGATAAGCTTGTGCAGGATCGGTGCTATTCCAGACAAGCCCATGCCAGAGAAGAGAGCTGCTCGAATGGTGCGAAACTCTGGCTTTTCAAACATTGGCAGAAGAGAAACCAAGATTGTGGCAATTCCCAAGATGGTTATGAATCCCAAATAGAGATTGCAGAAGAAAGGGCTGCACATGAAGGAGTAATAGACAGGAGGGTAGAAGGAGGTAGAGATGAGGGCTGCAATTCCGGCATAGTCAAGCCTGAGCATAATGTATGACATGCGTTCGGAGTGGCAGGAGAGAAGGTGGCATGTGCTGCTAGCTAGCAAGCAAAACATGGCCCCGCCGAGGAAAACAAAAAAGGGCCATCGTGTGATTGGCCTCACCATCAGGGGGGCGATCATGTTCACCACATCCTCCTTCATGCTACGCTGTAAAAGAACAGATCATTAGCTGTAAGAAGTTTTCCAAGATGAAAGAAAGCCAACTGTTAACTACAAAATCAGAAAATAGATCACCCCACTAAGGTGTCACTCTCACACAGAAGTAAAGACATTAACTCCTCAAAAGACCCCACAAAAAAGTACAGATTTGTTTGTGGttctaaaatctttaaaaacatCTCTCCCCTAGTGGGTTCAAGAAGGGTGAAAATTTACTGCACCGACACATCACAGCCATATATAGATGAAATGTGAACTATATGATCAGGCAATTAACATCAGCAAGTAGCAGTCACATTACATAACAACCATCACATGCAATCTGATTAACCACCATCACAAGCAAATCACCATCAAACATTTTCTGCTGCAAGTCTGAAAGCACAGAACTTCTACGTTACATGATCTCTGGCTTAGTTATACAGGCACCGACAATATTAGGAAATTCAACCCTGCAAAAGTTGATCTAAAATATCTGAGGCACAGACAAGTTTGGAAGTCATCCGGAAGATACCACCACCAAACAATATGAACTTCTAAAATAACAATTGAACACCATACAGACAAAAATTAAGGAGTAGAA
Coding sequences within it:
- the LOC110630228 gene encoding heptahelical transmembrane protein 4; this translates as MDTGKQSSEAKKVISEKMEKHQVSSSKEGKGKRLWKTVKYQLVEYHCLPGYLRDNEYIVGHYRSEWPMKQVLLSIFSIHNETLNVWTHLIGFFLFLSLTICTAIKVPKVIDLHSLQLPDMLKADLHKLQECLPSLPTMPNIPRLREEIKATLPSMDLLPSLPGWHIMELLYNCLPERFSSENHTNVCVLRSMKEDVVNMIAPLMVRPITRWPFFVFLGGAMFCLLASSTCHLLSCHSERMSYIMLRLDYAGIAALISTSFYPPVYYSFMCSPFFCNLYLGFITILGIATILVSLLPMFEKPEFRTIRAALFSGMGLSGIAPILHKLILFWHQPEALHTTGYEVLMGVLYLIGALVYATRIPERWMPGKFDIAGHSHQLFHIFVVAGAYAHYHAGLVYLKWRDLEGC